The Candidatus Omnitrophota bacterium genome contains the following window.
GGGTGTTCCTCCTTTCATGTTTAAGCTTCAAGGCTATTCTTGAAAGCTTTTACTTCTAACAATGAAAGGATACACCCTTTTTTATTGGTATTTCAAGCTGAATTTACAGAGAACATTATACGTTACCAAGCTTATGCCAATATACATCATTGGCTATGCTTTGCCTGTTTTTTTTAAAAACTCTTTTCGCGGCTTGTGATAAAAACCGGATTATTATTTTTTATCTACGGGAAGGCCCTTCTTCAGTGTATTTATACCTTTTACCACTAAAAATATGGAAAAAGCCACTATAATAAAATTAACCAGATTATTAATAAAAAGCCCGTATCCTAAAATAACCTCCGGCTTATCAATCGTTGCCGCTTTTAGCACCAGCTTTAGGTTGCTAAAATCCGTCCCGCCCAGGAGCAGGCCTATGGGCGGCATAATAACGTCATTGACAAGAGAATTAACTATCTTACCAAAAGCAGCGCCTACGATAATACCCACGGCCATGTCTATGGCATTTCCCTTGACGGCAAATTCCTTAAACTCGGATATTATAGACATATCCCCTCCTTTTTTTAACAGCTGTAAAGTTTGAAATATATTATACTCTACCCGGCAATTTTCAACAATCATTTTTTCCATTTAGCCTGATTAATAACTATAAGCGATTATAAAAAAATTGTAACCTTTCCGCAATTCGGGATACGGTCAATAAGCAAAACCTGCTTAAAAGCCTTCATTTTCTCGGAGTCAATAGGATTACGGCCTGAACCCATAAGCCATATAACGGCTTTGATAAACTGCTCATGACTGAATATGGCAACATTTTTATGATTAAGGCGTTTTAGTTTCTCAATTGCGCGCCGGGCCCGGCCCAAAAAATCAACAAAACTTTCAGCGCCTAAACCGTCACAATAAAAAGGATCGCACTTTTGCCAATATGCATGCACCATAGGAAGCCGGTCTGCTGATATGGTATTCTCGCATTTCGCAGGCGATAAATAAGTAAACTCATGGACATCCCATTCCTCTTGCAAAACGTCTTTAAACTTCTTGATAACAGGCAATGCCGTTTGTTTCGTCCTGATATAACGGGATGTCACCGCGAGAGCGGGTTTGTCCGATAGAGTCAAAGCCAGCGCCTCTGCCTGAGCTATTCCTTGCTTAGACAGCGGTATAGTCGCCGGATCAGATGTCCTGCCCCCAGCGTTTGATTCACTTTCGGCATGGCGGATAAAGCATATTTTCGTATTCATTGCGTTTACTTAGATTATGCGCCGTCATGGCGTTCAAAGAAGTATTTTATCCTCTTGTTAAAATCGGCCATGTCGTATTTGAATGCTACGACTTCCATAAACTTCTTAGCGACAGCCAGTTATCTATTATCTTGTAGACGTCCTATCTGGTAACACCCTACATATAACGGGGTGCCAAAAAATAAGAAGTTCTTTATATCCATTTAGCAGGGTGTAGCTAAATAGGACGCCTGCTAATATATTATTTTTTTTCTATTTCCACTATCCGTCTTAAAATAGTTTTAAAATGTAGATTCCCAAATGATACAATCCAACGAAGATAAAAATAATTCCGGTAATTCTGCGAGTATAGTATTCAAGTTTAGTTATTCGTTGAAACCAATAACTCAATGATGCAATTCCAAGAGCAATCACCACTGCAAATAGTAATACCGGAAGCCCTGTCCCAATTCCGTAGATAAGCGACAACAGTGTTCCGGATTTGCTATTCAACGCTAAAGGTATTAGGCTACCAAAAAATAATGCCGCAGAAACCGGACAAAATGCCAAAGCGAAGATAAAACCTAAAAGTAAGGCGCCTGGCGCTCCGGATTCGACAAGTTTGTTCTGATACCTTTGGGACAGTGTTATATTGGGAAATTTTATAGTAAATACTTCTAATAAAAATAAACCCGCGACAATCAAAAACGGCCCCAATGCTATTGCCATGTATTTCTGTAAAAATTGCGCGACCTGCGGTATGCCTAAAAATGAACTGATAATAAACCAGCTAAGTAAAACATAAGCTACCATCCTCCCAATCGTATAAGCAAGCCCTGAAATAAGCACCATTGCTGGGTGCGCTATTTTCTTAGAGAGGAAAGAAACAGCTGCTATATTCGTAGCCAAAGGACAAGGGCTGATTGAAGTCAGTATCCCAAGCCACAACGCTGAACCAAAAGCCGCCCATATGTCCATTATTAAGAGTCCTTGAGAAATGCGCTTGTCTCAGCCGTTACATAATCAATGAATCTTGACTTATTGTGGGCATACTCCCAAATCTTGTCCAGATTTTTTGTCTTAACTTCTTTGCTGTTTTTAATAAGAGATAAGATAAGCGATTTGGCATACAACTGATAATCGTTTGCAAAATGTTCGTTGCCGCGCTCTTCAACATTGACTACTTGAAACGTAAGTCTTCCCGATTGGAGCGCGTCTTTAAAATTCGTCTCAATCGCCTCCCTAGAATATTTCTCCATATTCATGCACGTGTAGCAACGAAACGTTCCGTGAAAATAATAGACCATAACCTTGTTCGCTGAATTGGTAGAAGATTTGGACTCTGCGGCTTTTGCCTGTGGCGCACCTTTTAAAACAAACATGGCAATTACTGAAATCGTGATTATGCAGGTTATCAGAATGTTTTTCTTCATTCTCTATCTTTCTCATGTTGGCTTTTCTTTAGATTCTTCAAAATAGTTAAAGGTGGAAATGATATAGCTTCTTGTGGGCACATCCCCATGCAACTGCTGCATCCCACCACGCAGGAATACGGCCCTACCACCTTTGGATTATTCTTCTCTTTATCCCAAGCATACACTCCGTGGCTACAAAAATTGAAACATTCCTTACAACCAGCGCACTTCTTCAAGTCAACCGTGGGATACCAAGGAATATCTTCTCTGGGAATGCCCTGCCAATTCTCGGATTTGTTCATTTTAATGTCTTCTGAATAAATTGTTTTATCTGCTCAACTGAAGGAATTTTCCCCTGCATGATTATCTTTCCGTCAATGATAAGCGCGGGAGTCTGCACGATACCCCTATCAATCATAGTATCAATATCGGTAACTTTGACAACCTCGGCTGTTTTGTTTAATTCAGCCAAAGCCTTTTTAACGTTTGCCTCTGTGTTTGCGCACTTTGGACAACCAGGACCTAAAACTTCTATTTTCATTTTCTACCTTCCTCTCAACGGACTATTGCACCATATATCAATCCTGAAATGGTCGTGAATACTATAATTAAGCCCACATATGCAAGCGTTCTCTTATTGCCTATGAATTTTCTCACCACAAGGATGCTGGCAAATGAGATGACAGGGTCTGCAAGCAGATATGCCAATAGGGGGCCTTTCGCCATTCCAAGGCCTAAAAACATTTTTGCCATAGGAACTTCAACCAGGGTAGGAAAATACATAAACACTCCGAATAATACAGCAATAAGGTTGGCAGACAGCGTGTTCTTACCCATAAAGGTTGTAAGAAAATTCTGAGGCAAGAGCGTTGTTAAGGCTCCTGCAACAAAAATACCGACTAAGAGGAGTGGAAATATCTTCTTTGCGAAAAACCATGTTTCAGAAAGCCAGGCTTTAGTTTCCTCTTTGGTAAAGAATAATTTAGTCAATATCGCCAAGATAATTATCAAACCTGATATTCCAACATATCTTAAGTACCCATTTACCCTTGTTCCTACAATAAGAATAGCTACGAGTGTAATAAAAAATAAGTTTAACCTGTGCTTCTCGAAGAAAAACAGTTCTTTCGTATCCTTGGCTTCAGCACTAACAAAAGCAAGAGCCACTTTTTTCTCCTCTTCCGTATCTTCTTCCTTAAACATTGTAGATATTATTATGCCAATTAGACTGGAAAAAGTAATAGACAGGATTATTCTTGCTAAAGCAAAACTCCATCCCAAAACACTTCCCGTAAAAAGAATGGCCATTATATTAGTTGCGGGGGCCGTATATAAGAAAGCTAAAGCAGGACCTATGCCTGCGCCTTTCTTTTTTATCCCTGCGAACAAGGGCAAGATGGTGCAAGAACATACTGCCAACATCAGGCCTGCGATAACTGCTAATGGATAGGCCTTATACTTTGGGACTTTCTGACCGAGATATTGAATAATTTTTTCTTTCGGAAGCAAAACTGACATGGCGCCTGCAATGAAAAAAGCTGGAACAAGACAGGTTAACACATGAACAGAGGTATACTCTATTACGGCTTTTATACCTGCAATAAATAAATCAGTTATTATCATTTACTATTCTTCCTTTATCAGCTTTTTTCCTGTTAGCTTCTTTTCTTGATTTTACAGCAACCCCCTTCAATCCTTATCGCTTTAATGTTAACTAAGCTGTCAGCTATCTTGCGTTGAGCAGAGGTTAAAATCCGCGAGAAAGTCGGATGCGATATCCTCATAAGTTTTGCGGCATCAATTTGCTTTAGCTCTTCAAGACAAGCAAGACGAATAGCCTCAAATTCATCAAGAGACAAGTAAACACCTTCACATTTGCTTATCGGCTTACAAAGAGGCTTAAAACACCGCTCATCCGGAATACATTTTACCCATCTTGTCTTTTTAGGCCTCACAAATAGGCTCCCTTGTTATGAACTGTTGTTCATAACTATTTTATCAAACAATCCGAATATGTCAAATAAAAAAAGAAAGTCTATCGCATAACGACAGACTCTCTTTATTTAACTTATTTATTTAAAATAAGTTGCAGAAATTGCCTCCCTCCCCGGGCAGACGTCCGACTGCGGACTTTTATGGCGTTATAAGCGCTTTAGAACCGAACGAACCTCACGAAATCACACCAGAATCATCGTTTTACCTCGGAATACACCAGCCCAAGACAGACTCCGGCCTTACGCCTTAGCCGAAGTGTCCCGCTAAACGCCTTAAAACTGCCTTAAAATAATAAGAATTTTTGAAGAGAATTTGCCTGATTTGCCGGATTTTGTGTCCAGAGGGGTGCAGAAAAGATGAGACCTTGAAAACTACTCGTGGGAACCTGCCGTAACCTGCTGTAAAATAGAGGCTTGGCTGAGTTTTGAACCATTAACCGAAAGGAGGCTAAAAAGATCGTGAACTACACCAATTCTTATACCATAAACGGCTCGCTTTTCCAAGAGTTTTTGAGCCTCTTGGGCAAGATGACCCAAGGCCAGCTAATCCGCCAGATCGAATTCATGAAGGTCGAAAACGAGATATTGCGCTCCAAGCTCCCGCAAAGGATAACTACCACCCCGGCCGAGAAAAGACGCCTTATCAAATACGGTCTGCCCTTACGAGGCCAGATCAAACAGGTCATATCCATTGTAGGCTATTCGACCTTTAGGCGATGGGTAGGTGACGGCGTGACCAGTAAGAACCCACCCAAACGCGGAAGACCTAAAAAGACCACACAAGAGATCATTGATCTTGTTATCCGCATGGCCAAGGAAAACCATCTCTGGGGCTATGGCAAAATAATGGGCGAGCTAAAGAAGCTCGGGCTCCTGCGTTTTACCCGCAATACCCTAAAAAATATCCTTATTCAAAACGGCATAGACCCAAGCCCGAAGCGCAAGGAAGACTCGTGGGACGCGTTTATAAAAAGGCATTTTGAAACACTCTGGGCGTGCGACTTTTTCACGAAGACAATCTGGACGGCATTGGGTCCTAAGCTATTCCATGTCTTATTCTTTATCAATATCCGCACCCGGAAAGTCCATATAGCCGGTATGACCGATAAGCCCAATAAAGACTGGATTGTCAACGCCACAAAGAGCGTGTCATTTATATTTCAGGATAAAACCAAAAAGCTCCTCATCAGGGACGGCGACACGAAATTCCCCAAGGAATTTGACGAATTGTTTAAGTCGGTTAATGCGAAGGTCAAGCGCATTCCTTATCGCTCACCGAATCTAAATCCATACGCCGAGGGATTCGTGGGAACCATAAAGCGGGAATGTCTGGAGCATTTTTTCGTATTTGGCGAGGAACATTTCAAATACCTGATCCGAGAATACGTCGAGCATTACAACACCAAACGCCCGCATTCAGGGATGGCTAATGAGCCGCTTGAATATAAGCCGCGAAGCAACACTGGCAAGATTAAGTGCGAATCACGACTGGGCGGGATGATAAAGCATTATTACTGGGGCTAAAAGTATTGAACGGAGTTTAACGGAATACTGCCTTCTTGGGGAGCTCCACCATTGATATACACCTTCCATTGTATATCATATTTGAACCGCTTGTCCCACCGATCGTGATCCATAAAATAATGAAGTCTAGTCATTCCATCTTCACCGAAGAGCTTTAGCTTCTTACCCGGCAATAGATCACTCATAAATTGTTTTTTAGCGGTATCGGATAATCCCGAAAACGAAAAAATTAGACAGAGATACCCCGGCTTGTCGCGTGAGTCAGACCCTCTTAAATGAGGGTAGTTCCAGTCTGTTTTTTCAAGATAAGCTTTTGGGAAATATAACTCGACGTCGACATCTTCAAATTTTCTGGAACTTCTATTTTCAATTTCAAAAACAAACGAATATTTGTGCAAGTCCTGAGTCATTTCAAGTTTTTTGAAATCTGCCGTGATCTTTGTTGATGTCTCTGGTTTAGAGTATTCACCTTTTAGCTTTTCGTGTGCATCCCACTCGTCCTTGGTTAAATCCCTGCCAGCAATCGAAATCCCCAGATCTCCGCAAACCATCCGCACCGTCTCAATAAACTCTCGCTGAGAAAAATATTCCTTTCCTTGACTTACTAATGTTAACGGCGCTCCAAAATCACTTGCCGAAATATTCGTAAACAGGGGATAAACTTTCTTGTCCTTAGCCCACACTGCCGCTGACTCCCACCAAACCCACGAAGATATCTTTGATTTAACAGAGCATATAGGGATTATCGCTTTAGCGTGTTTAAGTTTTTCTTCCATCATTGTTTTTAGTGGGTTTTCGCCGGGCGGGATATCTCTTTTGGCAACGAACGCTTCAATTTTGGATTCGGTCAGACGATGGATAATATCCCTAATAAAATCTGCTAACGACAGTTCCTCGCCAGCGTAACTAATGAAGATGATTGGTTTTTCAAAATCGACACGCCTCAATTCATCAATTAAATCGCCCATTGCCATAAATAACTCCTCTTGAGTTCATAAAATATCTCCGGCTTGTATTTTTTCGACTCCTGCAGATGAGGATCTTTCTCCCTGTGCTTTTGTATCCTTCTTTAAATTTTCGAGGTCTTCCTTAAATAATTCTGGGCACCCATTAGTTCGTAACTTATCGAACAAATCCAAATGGCATTTTTTTGCTTTTTTGCTACTTCCGCATAAACAAAGGTCGTTTCTGCCAAATCGCTGGTTTTCTGACAGTGATTGCAAAAATAATTCTAATAAATTTCTGTCGGATATTCCGAAAGCCTCTGAGTAATAGGTCAGAATCCCTTTAGCCCCATGATCATATTGGCCGTTTTTCCAATCACCCACGCGTTCGTAATATGACTGATTGGCCAAGAAAGGAAGAACAAAATCTGTAATATAAACGTAAATCCTCGAATCTTTCAACCACTTCTGCCTTTGTTCGAGACGAGGCCCGATACAACAGATGCCTGTTTTGTCATTGACATGACGATTCGCTATTCTAGGGATTCTTCCACCAACTTCTATTAATATCGGGATATCTCTCGGATAGCTTTTCGGAAATTTAATTTCAATTTGGTAAACATCGAGAATATCTGCACCATCTTTAATCTCTATGTCTCCTTTGAGAACAAGGATATCCTCTCCGCGTGTATAGAAAATTAATTTCGGGAAATGTTCTGTGACTGAATGAGCTTCTCTCGAATAAAATTGTTCATTCCTTCGAAACCAACACACATTAAGAACTCCATGGCCTAGAGTTGCCGGATAAAATACCAAATGCTTTTGTTTTTCCATTTTCTTCTATTGAAGCGGGAAATGCGTCACCAAAAACATCCTGCCACAACTTTATACTATTGGCTCTATCAGCTTCATCATAGGCAAGCTTCGCTTTATCATAATAGAGATGAATCTTTTCTCTGAAATTTGAGTATTTCTTCTGATCCCAATGCCTGTTGAAATCCTCTGACACCAAGGTAGGATTGCTGATTGTTGGGACCGTTACATTGCTTTGGAGAAAAACATCTAACCGCTGGAAAATTGTAATAAAGGATGTCGGAAGATTCTTGAAATTCGACTGCGTCTCCGAATCATTCATGCAGGTTCCAAGCAACGTGTTGAGCAGTATTGACTTAACAGAGAAATTTTCTTTAATATCACGCAAATATTTAAATAAACGTATCGTCTTTATCAAGTAACCGTTGGCCGATGAATTCTTACTCATCAACCATTGCGTATACGCCTCAGGGTTTGTTTCTTCCCACTTGTTATCATCCTTGTTGGCAATACAAATTTTTCCCTGTAGCTGAACACACGGAACGATATCCATATGGAAGTCGCCTTTATAATTAAGCGTGACGCATCTCGTATTAATGGCGGTGATCTTCTTGTATTTATCGTTAATCGAGAACACATCAAAAAGATTTTGGATATAATCGCTTGGTTGCCATTTGTCATTACTTTGCAAACGCAAAAGGACATCAACATCAAAATCTTTATCTTTCGGAGGTTTAATTATAGTCTTTTGGGCATAAGAACCCTGCGGCATTAGATCACGGAAATATTTCTTAAAGGTTTCATCTGCCTTTATCAAATCGCCAATGACGCCTACCTTTTCATCAATCGTATTAATCCTGTCTTGATTCAGGTTTACTTCATGCTCAAGGAAATAATCAAAATATGCTGTCAGCTCCATAATTAGCCTCCGGTTAAGAATTTTTTTATCTTTTCAAATAGATATGTAAAGCGTTCGTCGGCTCTGGCGATTAAGTTTTCCACAAAACAAACGTCGTCTAAAGCCACATCGCAATCCGTATCAAAGTTTATTGTAAAAAACTTTTCATCTTCCAGCATGAACCTTACAATGTTTTCTACATTAACTGACTGCAGGTTCATAACCGTACTAATGAGTCCTGTACCCCATTGCTTAAATCCCCATGATTTATCAGCATCTTTGGGATCATAGTACTTCTTACCCCGGCCTGTTCCTATTGATAGGATGCGTATATTCTCTCGTGGAATCTTAAAACGCCTTCCCATGGCTTCTGTCAACGCCACTAATGCGGGATTGTTCGCCCACAATCCACCATCGGCAAGAAGGTACTCCTTTATGCGGTGCGGATCAAAGAAGGTCGGAGCAGAGCAAGATGCCAAAACAGCGTCAAATAATTTAGTATCTTTATCCCTTACAAAATTTTGATCGTAATTTGATTTCAAAACGAACACATTGCCGTTTGAAATGTCCGACGCGGGAATTATTAAGCGCGTTTTGGTATCTGATAAAGTCTTATCCCCGAATACAGCAGATAGCTCTTGTTTAAGAAAATGATTGCTGTATTTGCTCTGAAATAACCCCTTCCAATTGAACCAGTTAAACTTTTCCGAATAATTTCTTGTAAATATTTTTTCGCCTTTAGTTCTATATAAACTTACAATCTTATCAATAGGGTAATCGACAGCTAACCCGGCCGCAATAATTGACCCCGTACTTGTTCCTGCTATGATGTCAAATCTCTCTGAAAATGTAATTTTTAATTCTTCTTGAATACGCTTTAATATTTGAGCCGCGAAAACACCACGTATTCCGCCACCCTCAATCGATAGTATCCAAAACAAATCTTTCATTGAGCATTCCTTTTTAACGCCCAGCCCGCTAACTTCTCACAATAAGCGTCAAGCGAATGGTGTTGCACGCCGATATCTTTTGCGACCGTAAACGACAGGCGGATCAAATTCAATGACCGATTCGGCTCAGGGTATTCAGTCAATACTTTTGCCTCGGCATTTACTGACCCATTTGTTAGAAACCGCATATCTCCATGATGCCGATATTCGCTGAAATTTTCAGCAAGGATTTTAATCTTATCGTTTTTCGCCTTCTTTTTGATCAGCCAGAACAAGGGCAACATTATCGGCGTAAATGGTAAAAAAGGCACGACATCAAAAGAATTGATAACCCGATAAATAGGGGCTTTTATCTTATCGTCGAATTCTTCGTTGCCAACTTTAGGGCTTCCGAATGTATAACACGCCCCCAAGTTATCTGAATTTATTTCGGACGTCGCAATTAAAGCCAGTGCTCCGCCAAGAGAATGACCGGTTACATACAATCCATAATCAGCCAAAGACTGCAGTTGCTGAGTAACATCTGCTTGTATTTTTTGAAAAGCAGAGAGAAAACCCTTGTGAGTTTTGACATTGTTCTGATCCACCTTCATGGTGGCGTATAAATCGGTAAACACATCAAAGAACGTTTCAAGAGTTAAGCCTTCAGTCTGCGTGCCCCTGAACGATAAAACTGCCATCTTGTCAGAATCCCTTTTTGCCAAAAAGGCCTGCGTTCCATCTTGGTTAAATGTATTGACCAATGAGAAGCCGGCTTCCAGTAACGCAGACTTCAGCTCAGTGTCATCTTTTTCAAAAGGTAAATATGCCAATTTCGACATTTTGGCCATAAGCCAAGCCGTCCTATCGCTATAAGCCGCTCTTTTTACCGGCAGGGATAACAATTCAGGATGTTCAAAATATTTGTTTTCCATATTGCCTTTGTATTATGTTATCTGCTGAAAATCTTTGCTCATGATTGAATAGAGCTTGATCTTCTCAATATATCTTGCGTCAATTTTCTTTTTATTGATGCTAAAATTTGGTGCGATAATATACGCCTGTATTTTTGCAAAGCCTTCTTTGCTTGTAATTTTCTCTAGCCACCGGAGATACCGGACAACTTGGTTATATGCGTTAAAGTTTGCCTGATCACGTTTAAGCTCAATGATAATATTAGGGATCGTTCCTTCTCCGAGGCGATTGGAAAGCCCGTAAAGACACATATCAGCTCTGTCCATATTTGCTGGTTTGAAAGGCGATATGGGCACCTGCCTGCATAAAATATAATCATCTTTAGGGAACAAATGCTTGATTGGTGCGATATCAGCCAACAGAGAGAACTCTATATGAGCTTCATTCTGATATACGTTGTCTTCAGGTAAATGCGCCGAATCAAATAGCTGTTGGTGTTGACCAACAATCATGGTTTCATCGGATGCTACATTAAATTTAATTTCACTTTGGGAAAGAAGTTTGTATGCTATTGAAGATTCACCGGGAGTAAGGGTGCAAAATCCCATTCCTTGGATTGTATTTGAAGGCAACGGATAAGGGTATTTCCCTAATTCAAAATATAAATCATCCGACGATATTTGCTTACCCGTAACAATATCGTTTTTCTCAAATTGTAGAATAAAGGGTTGCGCTCGGTCTTTACCTCTGACTTTGAATATGCCTTCTTGTTCGGTTGGAATATACCTCTGGCTTTCATCCCAAAATAATTCCGCGTTAGCTACCCGCCCGAGAGGACTTG
Protein-coding sequences here:
- a CDS encoding SEC-C domain-containing protein, translating into MEKQKHLVFYPATLGHGVLNVCWFRRNEQFYSREAHSVTEHFPKLIFYTRGEDILVLKGDIEIKDGADILDVYQIEIKFPKSYPRDIPILIEVGGRIPRIANRHVNDKTGICCIGPRLEQRQKWLKDSRIYVYITDFVLPFLANQSYYERVGDWKNGQYDHGAKGILTYYSEAFGISDRNLLELFLQSLSENQRFGRNDLCLCGSSKKAKKCHLDLFDKLRTNGCPELFKEDLENLKKDTKAQGERSSSAGVEKIQAGDIL
- a CDS encoding lipase family protein, which codes for MENKYFEHPELLSLPVKRAAYSDRTAWLMAKMSKLAYLPFEKDDTELKSALLEAGFSLVNTFNQDGTQAFLAKRDSDKMAVLSFRGTQTEGLTLETFFDVFTDLYATMKVDQNNVKTHKGFLSAFQKIQADVTQQLQSLADYGLYVTGHSLGGALALIATSEINSDNLGACYTFGSPKVGNEEFDDKIKAPIYRVINSFDVVPFLPFTPIMLPLFWLIKKKAKNDKIKILAENFSEYRHHGDMRFLTNGSVNAEAKVLTEYPEPNRSLNLIRLSFTVAKDIGVQHHSLDAYCEKLAGWALKRNAQ
- a CDS encoding permease, which translates into the protein MIITDLFIAGIKAVIEYTSVHVLTCLVPAFFIAGAMSVLLPKEKIIQYLGQKVPKYKAYPLAVIAGLMLAVCSCTILPLFAGIKKKGAGIGPALAFLYTAPATNIMAILFTGSVLGWSFALARIILSITFSSLIGIIISTMFKEEDTEEEKKVALAFVSAEAKDTKELFFFEKHRLNLFFITLVAILIVGTRVNGYLRYVGISGLIIILAILTKLFFTKEETKAWLSETWFFAKKIFPLLLVGIFVAGALTTLLPQNFLTTFMGKNTLSANLIAVLFGVFMYFPTLVEVPMAKMFLGLGMAKGPLLAYLLADPVISFASILVVRKFIGNKRTLAYVGLIIVFTTISGLIYGAIVR
- a CDS encoding DUF134 domain-containing protein; this translates as MRPKKTRWVKCIPDERCFKPLCKPISKCEGVYLSLDEFEAIRLACLEELKQIDAAKLMRISHPTFSRILTSAQRKIADSLVNIKAIRIEGGCCKIKKRS
- a CDS encoding phosphoglycerate mutase family protein; translation: MNTKICFIRHAESESNAGGRTSDPATIPLSKQGIAQAEALALTLSDKPALAVTSRYIRTKQTALPVIKKFKDVLQEEWDVHEFTYLSPAKCENTISADRLPMVHAYWQKCDPFYCDGLGAESFVDFLGRARRAIEKLKRLNHKNVAIFSHEQFIKAVIWLMGSGRNPIDSEKMKAFKQVLLIDRIPNCGKVTIFL
- a CDS encoding integrase core domain-containing protein, yielding MNYTNSYTINGSLFQEFLSLLGKMTQGQLIRQIEFMKVENEILRSKLPQRITTTPAEKRRLIKYGLPLRGQIKQVISIVGYSTFRRWVGDGVTSKNPPKRGRPKKTTQEIIDLVIRMAKENHLWGYGKIMGELKKLGLLRFTRNTLKNILIQNGIDPSPKRKEDSWDAFIKRHFETLWACDFFTKTIWTALGPKLFHVLFFINIRTRKVHIAGMTDKPNKDWIVNATKSVSFIFQDKTKKLLIRDGDTKFPKEFDELFKSVNAKVKRIPYRSPNLNPYAEGFVGTIKRECLEHFFVFGEEHFKYLIREYVEHYNTKRPHSGMANEPLEYKPRSNTGKIKCESRLGGMIKHYYWG
- a CDS encoding CBASS cGAMP-activated phospholipase, which translates into the protein MKDLFWILSIEGGGIRGVFAAQILKRIQEELKITFSERFDIIAGTSTGSIIAAGLAVDYPIDKIVSLYRTKGEKIFTRNYSEKFNWFNWKGLFQSKYSNHFLKQELSAVFGDKTLSDTKTRLIIPASDISNGNVFVLKSNYDQNFVRDKDTKLFDAVLASCSAPTFFDPHRIKEYLLADGGLWANNPALVALTEAMGRRFKIPRENIRILSIGTGRGKKYYDPKDADKSWGFKQWGTGLISTVMNLQSVNVENIVRFMLEDEKFFTINFDTDCDVALDDVCFVENLIARADERFTYLFEKIKKFLTGG
- a CDS encoding toll/interleukin-1 receptor domain-containing protein, whose product is MAMGDLIDELRRVDFEKPIIFISYAGEELSLADFIRDIIHRLTESKIEAFVAKRDIPPGENPLKTMMEEKLKHAKAIIPICSVKSKISSWVWWESAAVWAKDKKVYPLFTNISASDFGAPLTLVSQGKEYFSQREFIETVRMVCGDLGISIAGRDLTKDEWDAHEKLKGEYSKPETSTKITADFKKLEMTQDLHKYSFVFEIENRSSRKFEDVDVELYFPKAYLEKTDWNYPHLRGSDSRDKPGYLCLIFSFSGLSDTAKKQFMSDLLPGKKLKLFGEDGMTRLHYFMDHDRWDKRFKYDIQWKVYINGGAPQEGSIPLNSVQYF
- a CDS encoding thioredoxin family protein yields the protein MKIEVLGPGCPKCANTEANVKKALAELNKTAEVVKVTDIDTMIDRGIVQTPALIIDGKIIMQGKIPSVEQIKQFIQKTLK
- a CDS encoding nitrophenyl compound nitroreductase subunit ArsF family protein — protein: MKKNILITCIITISVIAMFVLKGAPQAKAAESKSSTNSANKVMVYYFHGTFRCYTCMNMEKYSREAIETNFKDALQSGRLTFQVVNVEERGNEHFANDYQLYAKSLILSLIKNSKEVKTKNLDKIWEYAHNKSRFIDYVTAETSAFLKDS
- a CDS encoding aromatic aminobenezylarsenical efflux permease ArsG family transporter, with translation MDIWAAFGSALWLGILTSISPCPLATNIAAVSFLSKKIAHPAMVLISGLAYTIGRMVAYVLLSWFIISSFLGIPQVAQFLQKYMAIALGPFLIVAGLFLLEVFTIKFPNITLSQRYQNKLVESGAPGALLLGFIFALAFCPVSAALFFGSLIPLALNSKSGTLLSLIYGIGTGLPVLLFAVVIALGIASLSYWFQRITKLEYYTRRITGIIFIFVGLYHLGIYILKLF